One window of the Daphnia pulex isolate KAP4 chromosome 8, ASM2113471v1 genome contains the following:
- the LOC124199782 gene encoding ATP-binding cassette sub-family G member 1-like isoform X1, with protein sequence MEAEPRSSASSSDGTKTQKYNKVTTTLDLGFRDLCFTTGKGEKAKRILHKMSGAFKSGQLTAILGPSGAGKTSLMNILAGLKTSGVEGRVQVNGAERDLKNFRKRSAYITQKDHLLSNLTVDEYMLAAAHLKLGNGVSNNKKKSIIENVMATLGLNETGQTRISCLSGGECKRLSIALELVNNPTILFLDEPTSGLDSSSSFQCVSLLRDLARSGRTVVTTIHQPSSRLLEHFDHLYIVAGGSCMYQGPVQSLVPYLHTMNLNCPSYHNPADFAMDIASGEYGDVLSRLVTGIENGRLIYQESPTPTLASPSLSHGNRIEQNDLKLYLWSQKKNAQMTDTGFYDEDEDVNMLDGNKKNKKKDKTQNERLIYAAPFHTQVAVLLGRTWRTIWREKMLTMLRFAAHIVVSILMGMLYWRVGDDAAVIYNNAGLLFFNQLFILFAAMMPTIVTFPLERKVLVREHLNHWYSLKAYYLAKTLADIPFQIVFPTLYLVTVYLMTNQPMSIERFGMLLAITICMSLVAQGIGLLVGAAFSIQVAVFVAPACAIPFLLFSGFFVNLNSIPPYMSWIADVSFFRYAFQGSMLATYGFDRPPLACSQAYCHFRYAQKFLEQFDLGQSSYYMSVVGLLIFFILIRVAGYVVLRFKLRHVRN encoded by the exons ATGGAAGCTGAACCAAGATCGAGCGCGTCGAGTTCCGATGGAACGAAAACGCAGAAATACAACAAAGTGACGACGACATTGGATCTTGGCTTCCGCGATCTCTGTTTCACCACGGGCAAAG GGGAAAAGGCTAAGAGGATCTTACACAAAATGAGCGGTGCCTTCAAGTCGGGCCAGCTGACGGCCATTCTAGGGCCGTCCGGAGCCGGGAAAACTTCTCTAATGAATATTCTAGCCGGCTTAAA GACGAGTGGAGTGGAAGGTCGGGTCCAAGTGAACGGAGCCGAACGGGACTTGAAAAATTTCCGCAAAAGGTCGGCGTACATCACACAAAAGGACCATCTGCTGTCCAACTTAACCGTCGACGAGTACATGCTGGCTGCTGCCCATCTAAAATTAGGGAACGGCGtctctaataataaaaaaaaatctatc ATAGAAAATGTAATGGCAACACTTGGGCTGAACGAAACTGGACAGACACGAATCTCTTGTTTATCTGGTGGGGAATGCAAGCGACTTTCTATCGCATTGGAATTGGTTAACAATCCAACTATTTTGTTTCTGGACGAACCCACCAG tgGATTGGATAGTTCATCGAGTTTCCAATGCGTCTCATTATTGCGTGACCTTGCCAGGAGTGGAAGGACt GTGGTTACGACGATCCACCAGCCCAGTTCGAGATTACTGGAACACTTTGATCACCTCTACATCGTCGCAGGGGGATCGTGCATGTACCAAGGACCTGTTCAATCTCTCGTACCCTATCTGCACACGATGAATTTGAACTGTCCCAGCTATCACAACCCCGCTGACTTTg CAATGGACATAGCCAGCGGAGAATACGGAGACGTTTTATCCCGACTGGTAACCGGCATAGAGAACGGACGACTCATTTATCAGGAATCGCCGACGCCGACGCTGGCGTCGCCCTCGCTAAGCCACGGTAATAGAATAGAACAAAATGATTTGAAGTTATATTTATggtctcaaaaaaaaaacgcccaaATGACAGATACCGGATTTTACGATGAGGACGAAGACGTAAACATGCTGGacggaaataagaaaaacaaaaagaaagataaaactCAAAACGAAAGGCTGATTTATGCAGCTCCATTTCACACACAAGTGGCCGTTCTTCTAGGAAGGACTTGGAGAACCATTTGGCGAGAAAAA ATGTTGACGATGCTCCGTTTCGCCGCCCACATCGTCGTGAGTATTCTAATGGGCATGCTGTACTGGCGGGTGGGCGACGACGCCGCCGTCATTTACAACAACGCAGGATTACTCTTCTTCAACCAGCTGTTCATCCTTTTCGCCGCCATGATGCCGACTATTGTGACGT TTCCGCTGGAGAGAAAAGTGCTAGTGCGGGAACATTTGAATCACTGGTACAGTCTCAAAGCCTATTACCTGGCCAAAACGCTGGCCGACATTCCGTTCCAGATCGTCTTTCCTACTTTATATTTGGTGACCGTCTACTTGATGACCAACCAGCCGATGAGTATCGAACGTTTCGGCATGTTGCTGGCCATCACCATTTGCATGTCGCTGGTAGCGCAAGGAATCGGATTATTAGTCGGTGCGGCTTTCAGCATCCAAGTGGCCGTTTTCGTGGCACCTGCATGCGCCATTCCGTTCCTGCTCTTCTCCGGCTTCTTCGTCAACCTCAACTCCATTCCGCCCTACATGTCGTGGATCGCCGACGTCAGTTTCTTCCGCTACGCCTTCCAGGGCTCCATGCTGGCCACGTACGGGTTCGATCGGCCGCCGCTGGCCTGCTCTCAAGCCTACTGCCATTTTCGCTACGCTCAAAAGTTTCTGGAACAGTTCGACCTCGGTCAAAGTTCCTACTACATGTCTGTCGTCGGTTTGctcatctttttcattttgatacgAGTGGCCGGCTACGTTGTCTTGCGCTTTAAACTTCGCCATGTCCGCAACTGA
- the LOC124199782 gene encoding ATP-binding cassette sub-family G member 1-like isoform X2 produces MEAEPRSSASSSDGTKTQKYNKVTTTLDLGFRDLCFTTGKGEKAKRILHKMSGAFKSGQLTAILGPSGAGKTSLMNILAGLKTSGVEGRVQVNGAERDLKNFRKRSAYITQKDHLLSNLTVDEYMLAAAHLKLGNGVSNNKKKSIIENVMATLGLNETGQTRISCLSGGECKRLSIALELVNNPTILFLDEPTSGLDSSSSFQCVSLLRDLARSGRTVVTTIHQPSSRLLEHFDHLYIVAGGSCMYQGPVQSLVPYLHTMNLNCPSYHNPADFAMDIASGEYGDVLSRLVTGIENGRLIYQESPTPTLASPSLSHDTGFYDEDEDVNMLDGNKKNKKKDKTQNERLIYAAPFHTQVAVLLGRTWRTIWREKMLTMLRFAAHIVVSILMGMLYWRVGDDAAVIYNNAGLLFFNQLFILFAAMMPTIVTFPLERKVLVREHLNHWYSLKAYYLAKTLADIPFQIVFPTLYLVTVYLMTNQPMSIERFGMLLAITICMSLVAQGIGLLVGAAFSIQVAVFVAPACAIPFLLFSGFFVNLNSIPPYMSWIADVSFFRYAFQGSMLATYGFDRPPLACSQAYCHFRYAQKFLEQFDLGQSSYYMSVVGLLIFFILIRVAGYVVLRFKLRHVRN; encoded by the exons ATGGAAGCTGAACCAAGATCGAGCGCGTCGAGTTCCGATGGAACGAAAACGCAGAAATACAACAAAGTGACGACGACATTGGATCTTGGCTTCCGCGATCTCTGTTTCACCACGGGCAAAG GGGAAAAGGCTAAGAGGATCTTACACAAAATGAGCGGTGCCTTCAAGTCGGGCCAGCTGACGGCCATTCTAGGGCCGTCCGGAGCCGGGAAAACTTCTCTAATGAATATTCTAGCCGGCTTAAA GACGAGTGGAGTGGAAGGTCGGGTCCAAGTGAACGGAGCCGAACGGGACTTGAAAAATTTCCGCAAAAGGTCGGCGTACATCACACAAAAGGACCATCTGCTGTCCAACTTAACCGTCGACGAGTACATGCTGGCTGCTGCCCATCTAAAATTAGGGAACGGCGtctctaataataaaaaaaaatctatc ATAGAAAATGTAATGGCAACACTTGGGCTGAACGAAACTGGACAGACACGAATCTCTTGTTTATCTGGTGGGGAATGCAAGCGACTTTCTATCGCATTGGAATTGGTTAACAATCCAACTATTTTGTTTCTGGACGAACCCACCAG tgGATTGGATAGTTCATCGAGTTTCCAATGCGTCTCATTATTGCGTGACCTTGCCAGGAGTGGAAGGACt GTGGTTACGACGATCCACCAGCCCAGTTCGAGATTACTGGAACACTTTGATCACCTCTACATCGTCGCAGGGGGATCGTGCATGTACCAAGGACCTGTTCAATCTCTCGTACCCTATCTGCACACGATGAATTTGAACTGTCCCAGCTATCACAACCCCGCTGACTTTg CAATGGACATAGCCAGCGGAGAATACGGAGACGTTTTATCCCGACTGGTAACCGGCATAGAGAACGGACGACTCATTTATCAGGAATCGCCGACGCCGACGCTGGCGTCGCCCTCGCTAAGCCACG ATACCGGATTTTACGATGAGGACGAAGACGTAAACATGCTGGacggaaataagaaaaacaaaaagaaagataaaactCAAAACGAAAGGCTGATTTATGCAGCTCCATTTCACACACAAGTGGCCGTTCTTCTAGGAAGGACTTGGAGAACCATTTGGCGAGAAAAA ATGTTGACGATGCTCCGTTTCGCCGCCCACATCGTCGTGAGTATTCTAATGGGCATGCTGTACTGGCGGGTGGGCGACGACGCCGCCGTCATTTACAACAACGCAGGATTACTCTTCTTCAACCAGCTGTTCATCCTTTTCGCCGCCATGATGCCGACTATTGTGACGT TTCCGCTGGAGAGAAAAGTGCTAGTGCGGGAACATTTGAATCACTGGTACAGTCTCAAAGCCTATTACCTGGCCAAAACGCTGGCCGACATTCCGTTCCAGATCGTCTTTCCTACTTTATATTTGGTGACCGTCTACTTGATGACCAACCAGCCGATGAGTATCGAACGTTTCGGCATGTTGCTGGCCATCACCATTTGCATGTCGCTGGTAGCGCAAGGAATCGGATTATTAGTCGGTGCGGCTTTCAGCATCCAAGTGGCCGTTTTCGTGGCACCTGCATGCGCCATTCCGTTCCTGCTCTTCTCCGGCTTCTTCGTCAACCTCAACTCCATTCCGCCCTACATGTCGTGGATCGCCGACGTCAGTTTCTTCCGCTACGCCTTCCAGGGCTCCATGCTGGCCACGTACGGGTTCGATCGGCCGCCGCTGGCCTGCTCTCAAGCCTACTGCCATTTTCGCTACGCTCAAAAGTTTCTGGAACAGTTCGACCTCGGTCAAAGTTCCTACTACATGTCTGTCGTCGGTTTGctcatctttttcattttgatacgAGTGGCCGGCTACGTTGTCTTGCGCTTTAAACTTCGCCATGTCCGCAACTGA
- the LOC124199795 gene encoding uncharacterized protein LOC124199795 yields MTTGLISTSTSSGLLSSRSLLLDSCLTFPPTDFIYPRRVLLVLCVCHVPAVFQLALKEFLLFFWAHLMAMALIQFCCCWSTLRSGCYASALYTMIYFTVTITMVTIFGVAEGDPESAGYGELPSSTSPTTDPVEDLETLKILNICVVTLSALGLVSTFFLFYGLAKNRSPFLLPWVVIVSCTTAVDLIYAIYLLIHMESLNPISAMIFTSDFVLVIVNVYCILCVVSQFQELNRNLSLEGQIEGLAVTGDFDTNHSNNQPPMEEIKLSEVVAGADLRQCRPQLDAVCAENLWIGCQHPDNPQQQRMPPQARPDIWLDTDDANQQQQPDNSQQRRVTFKCRPTVSSS; encoded by the exons ATGACGACGGGGTTGATCAGTACGTCGACATCCAGCGGATTGCTCTCATCTCGTTCTCTCCTCCTAGACAGTTGCCTAACCTTCCCCCCCACAGACTTTATTTACCCGCGTCGTGTGTTgcttgtgctgtgtgtgtgccatgTTCCGGCTGTGTTTCAACTGGCActaaaggaatttttattatttttttgggcgCACCTTATGGCGATGGCCCTCATCCagttttgttgctgttggagtACGCTCCGCAGCGGATGCTACGCCAGCGCTTTGTACACAATG ATCTATTTCACGGTAACGATCACGATGGTCACAATCTTTGGAGTGGCCGAAGGAGATCCGGAATCGGCCGGATACGGAGAACTTCCGTCAAGCACTTCGCCCACAACAGATCCAGTGGAGGACCTTGAAA CGCTGAAAATCCTGAATATTTGCGTCGTGACATTGTCTGCCTTGGGATTGGTTTCgactttcttccttttttacggGCTAGCCAAG AACCGTAGTCCGTTCCTTCTGCCGTGGGTTGTGATCGTTTCGTGTACAACAGCTGTCGACCTGATATACGCTATTTACCTGCTCATTCACATG GAATCTCTCAATCCCATTTCCGCCATGATATTCACCAGTGATTTTGTGTTAGTCATCGTTAAT GTCTACTGTATCCTGTGCGTAGTTTCCCAGTTTCAAGAATTGAACCGGAATCTATCCTTAGAAGGG CAAATCGAGGGCTTGGCGGTGACGGGCGATTTCGATACCAATCATTCGAATAATCAACCGCCGATGGAAGAGATTAAACTGAGTGAAGTTGTCGCGGGAGCCGATCTACGCCAATGCCGCCCTCAATTAG ACGCCGTTTGCGCCGAGAATCTGTGGATCGGCTGTCAGCATCCGGATaacccacaacaacaacgtatgcCACCGCAGGCGCGGCCAGACATTTGGCTCGACACAGATGACGCcaatcaacaacagcaaccagACAATTCACAGCAGCGACGCGTGACTTTCAAATGTCGACCGACAGTCAGCAGTTCCTAG